Proteins encoded within one genomic window of Oryza glaberrima chromosome 12, OglaRS2, whole genome shotgun sequence:
- the LOC127757619 gene encoding putative disease resistance protein RGA3 isoform X1, whose amino-acid sequence MEFAVSAARWVVGRALSPITGELLETWAASKKLGPNIRELKLLLLHAQAMLENAEGRDIRNDALAQLLSQLRDLAYDADDVLDKLDYFRIQDELDGTYEAEEERGLVRGLTLHARHTARAIARKLTCKCNAARSHADVQVPVNDAEQGRCLSVGKLLPCCSPPTVHNGDATGAKANEQHLQAPKLKFVRVEMSKKMSEIVEQLKPVCDAVDRILGPLQPSGHSRNAKTQCIDLEKRPKTTPTIIEPELFGRQNRKKTMADEIMNGKYYDNDLTVFPVVGPGGIGKTTFTQHIYEEVKSHFHISVWICVSQNLNANILAEEIAKQMPRGNNEKENESDQEKIMKRIQSKQFLLVLDDIWTCQEDEWKTLLAPFRKGGTKGNMVIVTTRFPKVAKMVESTDCSIKLERLEHEDSMRLFQACVFDDKKTWEDYPSGLKKVGVDIVKRLKGFPLAIKTVGRLLRNKLTLDRWTRVLESKEWELQSNDDDIMPALKLSYNYLPFHLQQCFSYCALFPEDYKFHSQELINLWIGLGLLGASDQNKKIEDIGLGYLDDLVDNGFFEQDGKEHDNRYVIHDLLHELVTNISSNESLHLNSSDLRSIQIPTSIRHMSIIIDNTYVKDRMTFENHKNDLSSLGKKLKAGNLRTIMLFGECHGSFYKILGDILRDAQSLRVIFLSGASYNVEDLLPNFSKLVHLRYLRIKDSSMCEASLPNCITRFYHLLVLDVQYHIGELGFLREMGNLLKLRHFLVCDDNIHSSIFEVGKLNFLHELWKFEVKREMKGFDLEQIGQLLELRGSLSIYNLEKVEGTKEADDAKLAYINHLDRLVLNWDNSRCSKDPVREGNVLERLKPHNNIRELHIAGHGGSTCPNWLDGDFSIGNLESLHIESINWGTLPLPGKLNMIECQERKGCVTSHDFQNLKSLELVNIPKLKKWHGDGTINLLPHLQNLTVSGCPELLELPLSQSTTSQFQRSVDCFPELRKIKISGCPKLLSFPPIPWTNSLCNVSIEGVDSDFEMLNYIKVEPSKSSLYITGKDAPSSMFWIMLDFNNLTALDVLLITNCPPISLNHLKTLTCLKTLMIHSCAASGRELTQVLSRLPKLSNLKISDCQNVSGLGVAEQRTITTPESSLSPSAKEAAKTLTTRPQQQTGEAEEMEIAAAADDGLLLLPSQIKELEISFCKQLSLDGGGIQGLLSLQSLEIINCPKLLCSSSSSYSPFPTSLQTLNLRYVEGMETLPSPLPKLTSLTIEGCGNLRGGEALWDLLAQGRLTSLYVYYTPNFFLGSEHSCSQVDVQEDVHRSSRRLQKLFTDDFERVLIAPVCHLLSSSLTMLVLCWNGEVECFTKEQEKALRILTSIEDLQIWSCEKLQSLPAGLSQIPTIKALEIRSCPAISLLGNLPNSLQQLVIYDCPSITTLDGTTIRSLPKDRLPTSLREIDVRNCGNEELKRQCRKLQGTIPIVKA is encoded by the coding sequence ATGGAGTTTGCCGTCAGCGCGGCGCGGTGGGTGGTGGGCAGGGCGCTGAGCCCCATCACCGGCGAGCTGCTGGAGACATGGGCGGCGAGCAAGAAGCTTGGGCCCAACATCCGCGAGCTCAAGCTCCTGCTCCTCCATGCGCAGGCGATGCTCGAAAATGCCGAGGGCCGGGACATCCGAAACGACGCACTGGCTCAGCTGCTGTCTCAGCTCCGGGACCTGGCGTACGACGCCGATGACGTGCTGGACAAGCTCGACTATTTCCGCATCCAGGATGAGCTCGATGGCACGTACGAGGCTGAGGAGGAGAGGGGCCTTGTCCGTGGCCTCACCCTGCACGCTCGCCACACCGCGAGAGCCATTGCCAGAAAGCTGACGTGCAAGTGCAATGCCGCAAGGAGCCACGCCGATGTTCAGGTACCTGTCAACGACGCAGAACAAGGGCGATGCCTCTCTGTCGGTAAACTCCTCCCTTGCTGCTCTCCCCCAACTGTGCATAATGGTGATGCCACTGGTGCGAAGGCAAATGAACAGCATCTCCAAGCCCCTAAATTGAAGTTTGTTAGGGTTGAAATGTCCAAAAAGATGTCAGAGATAGTAGAGCAGCTCAAGCCTGTTTGTGATGCAGTTGACAGAATTCTTGGGCCACTACAGCCTTCAGGCCACTCCAGAAATGCCAAAACCCAATGCATTGATTTAGAAAAACGACCCAAAACCACCCCAACAATTATTGAACCTGAACTATTTGGGAGGCAAAACCGTAAAAAGACCATGGCAGATGAAATTATGAATGGCAAATATTATGATAATGACCTTACTGTGTTTCCAGTAGTTGGTCCGGGTGGTATTGGGAAGACAACTTTTACTCAACACATATATGAAGAAGTGAAGAGCCACTTCCATATCTCCGTCTGGATATGCGTCTCTCAAAATCTCAATGCAAATATATTAGCAGAAGAGATTGCAAAACAAATGCCTAGGGGAAACaacgaaaaagaaaatgaaagtgACCAAGAGAAAATCATGAAAAGAATACAATCGAAACAGTTCTTGCTTGTCTTGGATGATATATGGACATGTCAAGAGGATGAGTGGAAAACATTACTGGCTCCATTTAGAAAAGGAGGAACAAAAGGAAATATGGTTATAGTTACAACTCGATTTCCAAAGGTAGCAAAAATGGTTGAATCAACCGATTGCTCAATAAAACTGGAACGCTTAGAACATGAAGATTCCATGAGGTTGTTCCAGGCATGTGTGTTTGATGACAAGAAGACATGGGAAGATTATCCATCGGGTTTAAAAAAAGTTGGGGTAGACATAGTGAAGAGATTGAAGGGTTTCCCTCTTGCTATAAAAACCGTAGGTCGGTTATTAAGGAATAAACTTACTTTGGATCGATGGACTAGAGTACTTGAAAGTAAAGAATGGGAACTTCAGTCCAATGATGATGATATTATGCCGGCCTTAAAGTTAAGCTATAATTATCTTCCTTTTCATCTACAACAGTGTTTCTCCTATTGTGCTTTGTTTCCTGAAGATTATAAATTTCATAGCCAAGAACTAATAAACTTGTGGATAGGACTAGGGTTACTTGGTGCCAGTGATCAAAACAAGAAAATAGAGGATATAGGACTGGGTTATTTGGATGACTTGGTTGACAATGGATTTTTTGAACAGGATGGAAAAGAACATGACAACCGTTATGTAATCCATGACCTATTGCATGAGTTGGTAACAAATATTTCATCAAATGAATCTCTCCATCTAAATAGTTCAGATCTAAGGTCCATCCAAATTCCAACATCCATACGTCACATGTCTATTATTATCGATAATACATATGTTAAGGATAGAATGACATTTGAAAATCATAAGAATGACCTGAGTTCACTAGGCAAGAAATTGAAAGCTGGGAACCTGCGTACAATTATGTTATTTGGAGAATGCCATGGTAGCTTTTACAAGATTTTGGGTGATATTTTGAGAGATGCACAATCCCTCCGAGTTATTTTTCTGTCTGGAGCATCCTACAATGTTGAGGATTTGTTGCCTAACTTTTCAAAACTTGTACATCTTCGGTACTTAAGGATTAAAGATTCTTCGATGTGTGAAGCTAGTCTACCCAATTGTATCACAAGATTTTACCACTTGTTGGTCCTTGATGTACAATACCACATAGGTGAACTAGGTTTTCTAAGAGAGATGGGAAACCTTCTAAAACTACGACATTTTCTTGTCTGTGATGATAATATTCACTCTAGCATTTTCGAGGTGGGAAAACTAAATTTTTTACATGAGCTATGGAAGTTTGAGGTCAAAAGAGAAATGAAAGGTTTTGACTTGGAGCAAATTGGGCAACTACTAGAACTACGTGGGTCACTGAGCATTTATAACCTTGAAAAGGTGGAAGGGACAAAGGAAGCAGATGATGCAAAATTAGCATATATAAACCACTTGGATAGGTTAGTACTAAATTGGGATAATAGCCGATGTAGTAAGGATCCTGTGAGAGAAGGAAACGTTCTTGAAAGACTTAAACCACACAACAACATTCGAGAGCTGCACATTGCAGGGCATGGAGGTTCAACTTGCCCAAATTGGCTAGACGGAGACTTCTCCATTGGAAATCTGGAATCACTTCATATAGAATCTATAAATTGGGGCACATTGCCACTTCCAGGAAAGTTGAACATGATTGAATGTCAAGAGCGTAAAGGTTGTGTGACAAGCCATGACTTCCAAAATCTGAAAAGTTTAGAGCTAGTTAACATACCAAAGCTGAAAAAATGGCATGGGGATGGTACCATTAATTTGCTCCCTCATTTGCAAAATCTCACTGTTAGTGGTTGCCCTGAATTATTGGAGTTGCCACTCTCACAGTCCACTACCTCTCAATTTCAACGGAGCGTGGACTGTTTTCCTGAACTACGGAAAATCAAGATTTCAGGATGTCCAAAATTGTTGTCATTCCCCCCTATCCCTTGGACTAATTCTCTGTGTAATGTATCAATTGAAGGAGTGGATTCAGATTTTGAGATGTTGAATTACATTAAAGTTGAACCATCAAAATCAAGTTTGTATATCACGGGAAAAGATGCTCCGAGTAGCATGTTTTGGATCATGCTTGATTTCAATAATCTAACAGCACTGGATGTGTTGTTGATAACAAATTGCCCCCCTATATCGTTGAATCACCTCAAAACGCTGACATGTCTCAAGACACTGATGATCCATTCATGTGCTGCCAGCGGGAGGGAATTGACGCAGGTGCTCTCTCGTTTGCCCAAACTATCAAATTTGAAGATATCGGATTGTCAGAACGTATCAGGGCTCGGTGTGGCGGAGCAGCGAACAATAACAACACCTGAATCATCACTATCACCATCAGCTAAGGAAGCAGCCAAGACACTAACCACGAGACCTCAGCAGCAAACAGGAGAAGCGGAGGAGATGgaaatagcagcagcagcagacgaTGGTCTGCTTCTCCTGCCTTCCCAGATAAAGGAGTTGGAAATCAGTTTCTGCAAACAGCTAAGCCTCGACGGCGGTGGAATCCAAGGTCTGCTCTCCCTCCAATCGTTGGAGATAATTAATTGCCCCAAGCTCCTCTGCTCCTCTTCATCCTCGTATTCCCCTTTCCCGACCTCCCTGCAAACGCTCAATCTCAGGTACGTGGAGGGCATGGAGACCCTGCCTTCTCCTCTCCCAAAGCTCACCTCTTTGACGATTGAAGGTTGTGGCAATCTCAGGGGGGGCGAGGCCCTGTGGGATCTCCTTGCCCAAGGTCGCCTCACCTCTCTATATGTCTACTACACCCCCAATTTCTTCCTTGGTTCAGAGCACTCCTGCTCCCAGGTGGACGTACAAGAAGATGTGCATCGTTCTTCCAGAAGGCTGCAGAAACTCTTCACGGATGACTTTGAAAGGGTTCTTATTGCACCCGTTTGCcatctcctctcttcctccctaaCCATGTTAGTCCTTTGTTGGAACGGCGAGGTGGAGTGCTTCACAAAGGAGCAAGAGAAGGCCCTTCGTATTCTCACCTCCATTGAGGACCTACAAATTTGGTCATGCGAAAAACTGCAGTCCCTCCCTGCTGGGCTTAGTCAAATCCCAACCATCAAGGCATTAGAGATCCGTAGTTGTCCAGCCATCAGCTTGCTTGGAAACCTCCCCAATTCACTGCAACAACTAGTGATTTATGACTGTCCATCCATCACTACGCTTGATGGCACAACCATCCGCTCACTGCCCAAGGACCGCCTACCAACTTCGCTCCGAGAAATAGACGTCCGTAACTGTGGCAACGAGGAGCTAAAAAGGCAGTGCCGCAAGCTTCAAGGAACTATCCCAATTGTAAAGGCCTAG
- the LOC127757619 gene encoding putative disease resistance protein RGA3 isoform X2, whose translation MEFAVSAARWVVGRALSPITGELLETWAASKKLGPNIRELKLLLLHAQAMLENAEGRDIRNDALAQLLSQLRDLAYDADDVLDKLDYFRIQDELDGTYEAEEERGLVRGLTLHARHTARAIARKLTCKCNAARSHADVQVPVNDAEQGRCLSVGKLLPCCSPPTVHNGDATGAKANEQHLQAPKLKFVRVEMSKKMSEIVEQLKPVCDAVDRILGPLQPSGHSRNAKTQCIDLEKRPKTTPTIIEPELFGRQNRKKTMADEIMNGKYYDNDLTVFPVVGPGGIGKTTFTQHIYEEVKSHFHISVWICVSQNLNANILAEEIAKQMPRGNNEKENESDQEKIMKRIQSKQFLLVLDDIWTCQEDEWKTLLAPFRKGGTKGNMVIVTTRFPKVAKMVESTDCSIKLERLEHEDSMRLFQACVFDDKKTWEDYPSGLKKVGVDIVKRLKGFPLAIKTVGRLLRNKLTLDRWTRVLESKEWELQSNDDDIMPALKLSYNYLPFHLQQCFSYCALFPEDYKFHSQELINLWIGLGLLGASDQNKKIEDIGLGYLDDLVDNGFFEQDGKEHDNRYVIHDLLHELVTNISSNESLHLNSSDLRSIQIPTSIRHMSIIIDNTYVKDRMTFENHKNDLSSLGKKLKAGNLRTIMLFGECHGSFYKILGDILRDAQSLRVIFLSGASYNVEDLLPNFSKLVHLRYLRIKDSSMCEASLPNCITRFYHLLVLDVQYHIGELGFLREMGNLLKLRHFLVCDDNIHSSIFEVGKLNFLHELWKFEVKREMKGFDLEQIGQLLELRGSLSIYNLEKVEGTKEADDAKLAYINHLDRLVLNWDNSRCSKDPVREGNVLERLKPHNNIRELHIAGHGGSTCPNWLDGDFSIGNLESLHIESINWGTLPLPGKLNMIECQERKGCVTSHDFQNLKSLELVNIPKLKKWHGDGTINLLPHLQNLTVSGCPELLELPLSQSTTSQFQRSVDCFPELRKIKISGCPKLLSFPPIPWTNSLCNVSIEGVDSDFEMLNYIKVEPSKSSLYITGKDAPSSMFWIMLDFNNLTALDVLLITNCPPISLNHLKTLTCLKTLMIHSCAASGRELTQVLSRLPKLSNLKISDCQNVSGLGVAEQRTITTPESSLSPSAKEAAKTLTTRPQQQTGEAEEMEIAAAADDGLLLLPSQIKELEISFCKQLSLDGGGIQGLLSLQSLEIINCPKLLCSSSSSYSPFPTSLQTLNLRALLLPGGRTRRCASFFQKAAETLHG comes from the exons ATGGAGTTTGCCGTCAGCGCGGCGCGGTGGGTGGTGGGCAGGGCGCTGAGCCCCATCACCGGCGAGCTGCTGGAGACATGGGCGGCGAGCAAGAAGCTTGGGCCCAACATCCGCGAGCTCAAGCTCCTGCTCCTCCATGCGCAGGCGATGCTCGAAAATGCCGAGGGCCGGGACATCCGAAACGACGCACTGGCTCAGCTGCTGTCTCAGCTCCGGGACCTGGCGTACGACGCCGATGACGTGCTGGACAAGCTCGACTATTTCCGCATCCAGGATGAGCTCGATGGCACGTACGAGGCTGAGGAGGAGAGGGGCCTTGTCCGTGGCCTCACCCTGCACGCTCGCCACACCGCGAGAGCCATTGCCAGAAAGCTGACGTGCAAGTGCAATGCCGCAAGGAGCCACGCCGATGTTCAGGTACCTGTCAACGACGCAGAACAAGGGCGATGCCTCTCTGTCGGTAAACTCCTCCCTTGCTGCTCTCCCCCAACTGTGCATAATGGTGATGCCACTGGTGCGAAGGCAAATGAACAGCATCTCCAAGCCCCTAAATTGAAGTTTGTTAGGGTTGAAATGTCCAAAAAGATGTCAGAGATAGTAGAGCAGCTCAAGCCTGTTTGTGATGCAGTTGACAGAATTCTTGGGCCACTACAGCCTTCAGGCCACTCCAGAAATGCCAAAACCCAATGCATTGATTTAGAAAAACGACCCAAAACCACCCCAACAATTATTGAACCTGAACTATTTGGGAGGCAAAACCGTAAAAAGACCATGGCAGATGAAATTATGAATGGCAAATATTATGATAATGACCTTACTGTGTTTCCAGTAGTTGGTCCGGGTGGTATTGGGAAGACAACTTTTACTCAACACATATATGAAGAAGTGAAGAGCCACTTCCATATCTCCGTCTGGATATGCGTCTCTCAAAATCTCAATGCAAATATATTAGCAGAAGAGATTGCAAAACAAATGCCTAGGGGAAACaacgaaaaagaaaatgaaagtgACCAAGAGAAAATCATGAAAAGAATACAATCGAAACAGTTCTTGCTTGTCTTGGATGATATATGGACATGTCAAGAGGATGAGTGGAAAACATTACTGGCTCCATTTAGAAAAGGAGGAACAAAAGGAAATATGGTTATAGTTACAACTCGATTTCCAAAGGTAGCAAAAATGGTTGAATCAACCGATTGCTCAATAAAACTGGAACGCTTAGAACATGAAGATTCCATGAGGTTGTTCCAGGCATGTGTGTTTGATGACAAGAAGACATGGGAAGATTATCCATCGGGTTTAAAAAAAGTTGGGGTAGACATAGTGAAGAGATTGAAGGGTTTCCCTCTTGCTATAAAAACCGTAGGTCGGTTATTAAGGAATAAACTTACTTTGGATCGATGGACTAGAGTACTTGAAAGTAAAGAATGGGAACTTCAGTCCAATGATGATGATATTATGCCGGCCTTAAAGTTAAGCTATAATTATCTTCCTTTTCATCTACAACAGTGTTTCTCCTATTGTGCTTTGTTTCCTGAAGATTATAAATTTCATAGCCAAGAACTAATAAACTTGTGGATAGGACTAGGGTTACTTGGTGCCAGTGATCAAAACAAGAAAATAGAGGATATAGGACTGGGTTATTTGGATGACTTGGTTGACAATGGATTTTTTGAACAGGATGGAAAAGAACATGACAACCGTTATGTAATCCATGACCTATTGCATGAGTTGGTAACAAATATTTCATCAAATGAATCTCTCCATCTAAATAGTTCAGATCTAAGGTCCATCCAAATTCCAACATCCATACGTCACATGTCTATTATTATCGATAATACATATGTTAAGGATAGAATGACATTTGAAAATCATAAGAATGACCTGAGTTCACTAGGCAAGAAATTGAAAGCTGGGAACCTGCGTACAATTATGTTATTTGGAGAATGCCATGGTAGCTTTTACAAGATTTTGGGTGATATTTTGAGAGATGCACAATCCCTCCGAGTTATTTTTCTGTCTGGAGCATCCTACAATGTTGAGGATTTGTTGCCTAACTTTTCAAAACTTGTACATCTTCGGTACTTAAGGATTAAAGATTCTTCGATGTGTGAAGCTAGTCTACCCAATTGTATCACAAGATTTTACCACTTGTTGGTCCTTGATGTACAATACCACATAGGTGAACTAGGTTTTCTAAGAGAGATGGGAAACCTTCTAAAACTACGACATTTTCTTGTCTGTGATGATAATATTCACTCTAGCATTTTCGAGGTGGGAAAACTAAATTTTTTACATGAGCTATGGAAGTTTGAGGTCAAAAGAGAAATGAAAGGTTTTGACTTGGAGCAAATTGGGCAACTACTAGAACTACGTGGGTCACTGAGCATTTATAACCTTGAAAAGGTGGAAGGGACAAAGGAAGCAGATGATGCAAAATTAGCATATATAAACCACTTGGATAGGTTAGTACTAAATTGGGATAATAGCCGATGTAGTAAGGATCCTGTGAGAGAAGGAAACGTTCTTGAAAGACTTAAACCACACAACAACATTCGAGAGCTGCACATTGCAGGGCATGGAGGTTCAACTTGCCCAAATTGGCTAGACGGAGACTTCTCCATTGGAAATCTGGAATCACTTCATATAGAATCTATAAATTGGGGCACATTGCCACTTCCAGGAAAGTTGAACATGATTGAATGTCAAGAGCGTAAAGGTTGTGTGACAAGCCATGACTTCCAAAATCTGAAAAGTTTAGAGCTAGTTAACATACCAAAGCTGAAAAAATGGCATGGGGATGGTACCATTAATTTGCTCCCTCATTTGCAAAATCTCACTGTTAGTGGTTGCCCTGAATTATTGGAGTTGCCACTCTCACAGTCCACTACCTCTCAATTTCAACGGAGCGTGGACTGTTTTCCTGAACTACGGAAAATCAAGATTTCAGGATGTCCAAAATTGTTGTCATTCCCCCCTATCCCTTGGACTAATTCTCTGTGTAATGTATCAATTGAAGGAGTGGATTCAGATTTTGAGATGTTGAATTACATTAAAGTTGAACCATCAAAATCAAGTTTGTATATCACGGGAAAAGATGCTCCGAGTAGCATGTTTTGGATCATGCTTGATTTCAATAATCTAACAGCACTGGATGTGTTGTTGATAACAAATTGCCCCCCTATATCGTTGAATCACCTCAAAACGCTGACATGTCTCAAGACACTGATGATCCATTCATGTGCTGCCAGCGGGAGGGAATTGACGCAGGTGCTCTCTCGTTTGCCCAAACTATCAAATTTGAAGATATCGGATTGTCAGAACGTATCAGGGCTCGGTGTGGCGGAGCAGCGAACAATAACAACACCTGAATCATCACTATCACCATCAGCTAAGGAAGCAGCCAAGACACTAACCACGAGACCTCAGCAGCAAACAGGAGAAGCGGAGGAGATGgaaatagcagcagcagcagacgaTGGTCTGCTTCTCCTGCCTTCCCAGATAAAGGAGTTGGAAATCAGTTTCTGCAAACAGCTAAGCCTCGACGGCGGTGGAATCCAAGGTCTGCTCTCCCTCCAATCGTTGGAGATAATTAATTGCCCCAAGCTCCTCTGCTCCTCTTCATCCTCGTATTCCCCTTTCCCGACCTCCCTGCAAACGCTCAATCTCAG AGCACTCCTGCTCCCAGGTGGACGTACAAGAAGATGTGCATCGTTCTTCCAGAAGGCTGCAGAAACTCTTCACGGATGA